In Streptomyces sp. RFCAC02, the following proteins share a genomic window:
- a CDS encoding aminopeptidase P family protein has product MAEERTEETTPDANGGEQPAADGNAERSDRKNKVTPRVSDELMEFMRRGWANTERRDLAPVPQAEHTARRRAALSGRFPGERIVVPAGRLKTRSNDTDYPFRAAVEYAYLTGDQSENGVLVLEPAEHGGHDATLYLLPRSDRENGEFWLSGQGELWVGRRTSLTEAERLYGLPVADVRTVPELLAAATGPVRVVRGHDTEVEAALTDKVTGERDEELRVFLSEMRLVKDDFEIAQLEHACAATARGFEDVVRVLDKAVATSERYLEGTFFLRARVEGNDVGYGSICAAGPHATTLHWVRNDGPVRPGDLLLMDAGVETTELYTADVTRTLPVGGRFSAIQRKVYDAVYEAQEAGMAAVRPGAKYGDFHRAAQRVLAERLVEWGLLEGPVDRVLDLGLQRRYTLHGTGHMLGMDVHDCAAARRETYADGTLAPGMCLTVEPGLYFQPDDLTVPEEYRGIGVRIEDDLLVTEDGYRNLSAALPRTADDVEAWVARLSA; this is encoded by the coding sequence ATGGCGGAGGAGCGGACCGAGGAGACCACCCCGGACGCGAACGGCGGGGAGCAGCCCGCCGCCGACGGGAACGCCGAGCGCTCCGACCGCAAGAACAAGGTGACCCCCCGCGTCTCCGACGAACTCATGGAGTTCATGAGGCGCGGCTGGGCCAACACCGAGCGGCGCGACCTCGCCCCGGTCCCCCAGGCGGAGCACACCGCCCGCCGCCGGGCCGCGCTGTCCGGGCGCTTCCCCGGTGAGCGGATCGTGGTGCCCGCCGGACGCCTGAAGACCCGTTCCAACGACACGGACTACCCGTTCCGCGCCGCCGTCGAGTACGCGTACCTCACCGGCGACCAGTCCGAGAACGGCGTACTCGTCCTGGAGCCCGCCGAGCACGGCGGCCACGACGCGACGCTCTACCTCCTGCCCCGCTCCGACCGGGAGAACGGCGAGTTCTGGCTCAGCGGCCAGGGCGAGCTGTGGGTCGGCCGGCGCACGAGCCTGACCGAGGCCGAACGGCTGTACGGCCTGCCGGTCGCCGACGTGCGGACCGTGCCGGAACTCCTCGCCGCCGCCACGGGTCCGGTGCGCGTCGTCCGCGGCCACGACACGGAGGTCGAGGCGGCCCTCACCGACAAGGTGACGGGCGAGCGCGACGAGGAGCTGCGGGTCTTCCTCTCCGAGATGCGCCTCGTGAAGGACGACTTCGAGATCGCCCAGCTCGAACACGCCTGCGCGGCCACGGCCCGCGGCTTCGAGGACGTCGTGCGCGTCCTCGACAAGGCCGTGGCCACCTCGGAGCGCTACCTGGAGGGCACCTTCTTCCTGCGCGCCCGCGTCGAGGGCAACGACGTCGGCTACGGCTCGATCTGCGCCGCCGGACCGCACGCCACCACACTCCACTGGGTGCGCAACGACGGCCCCGTCCGCCCCGGTGACCTCCTCCTCATGGACGCCGGCGTGGAGACGACGGAGCTGTACACCGCCGACGTCACCCGCACCCTGCCGGTCGGCGGCCGGTTCAGCGCGATCCAGCGCAAGGTCTACGACGCCGTGTACGAGGCGCAGGAGGCCGGCATGGCGGCGGTGCGGCCCGGTGCCAAGTACGGCGACTTCCACCGCGCCGCGCAGCGCGTGCTGGCGGAGCGGCTCGTGGAGTGGGGCCTGCTGGAGGGGCCGGTGGACCGCGTGCTCGACCTGGGTCTCCAGCGCCGCTACACCCTGCACGGCACGGGTCACATGCTCGGCATGGACGTGCACGACTGCGCGGCGGCCCGGCGGGAGACGTACGCGGACGGCACCCTCGCGCCCGGCATGTGCCTGACGGTGGAGCCGGGTCTCTACTTCCAGCCGGACGACCTGACGGTGCCCGAGGAGTACCGGGGCATCGGCGTGCGGATCGAGGACGACCTCCTCGTCACCGAGGACGGGTACCGCAACCTGTCCGCCGCCCTGCCGCGCACCGCCGACGACGTGGAGGCGTGGGTCGCGCGGCTCTCGGCCTGA
- a CDS encoding S-adenosylmethionine decarboxylase translates to MTPHAPGPMPAAAPQAAPPAFPGIPADEGSCTYAVDLWPADPAVLTDEPRLLAILRTAAARGGATVLGESSHVFPNGAVTAVLLLSASHISVHTWPEHRLAQVDVLAYGRENGERMVASVEAALAPAHVTTARLPRSFTP, encoded by the coding sequence GTGACGCCGCACGCCCCCGGGCCGATGCCCGCCGCCGCCCCGCAGGCCGCGCCCCCCGCGTTCCCCGGCATCCCGGCGGACGAGGGCTCGTGCACCTACGCGGTGGACCTCTGGCCGGCCGACCCCGCCGTGCTCACCGACGAACCGCGCCTCCTGGCCATCCTGCGCACCGCCGCGGCCCGGGGCGGCGCGACCGTGCTCGGTGAGTCGTCCCACGTCTTCCCCAACGGCGCCGTCACCGCCGTCCTGCTGCTGTCGGCGTCCCACATCAGCGTGCACACCTGGCCGGAGCACCGGCTCGCCCAGGTCGACGTGCTCGCCTACGGCCGGGAGAACGGCGAGCGCATGGTCGCCTCGGTCGAGGCCGCGCTCGCACCGGCGCACGTCACCACCGCCCGGCTCCCGCGCTCCTTCACGCCCTGA
- a CDS encoding VTT domain-containing protein produces MESLALGPSWLDPETLIDSFGLIGVLIVVFAESGLLIGFFLPGDSLLFTTGMLVSTGQYLHTPLWLTCLLVVLAAVLGDQVGYLFGRKVGPSLFRRPDSRLFKQENVEKAHAFFEKHGPKSLVLARFVPVVRTFTPIIAGVSRMDYRSFVVFNVLGGVLWGAGVTLLGAGLGKVAFVRENIELMLVAIVLLSVVPIAIEFLRSRRAAARSAETGGTGTPPPTAQGHGRHAKR; encoded by the coding sequence ATGGAATCACTGGCCCTCGGCCCCAGCTGGCTCGACCCCGAGACACTGATCGACAGCTTCGGACTGATCGGCGTCCTGATCGTCGTCTTCGCCGAATCCGGGCTGCTGATCGGCTTCTTCCTGCCGGGCGACTCACTGCTGTTCACCACCGGCATGCTCGTCTCGACCGGGCAGTACCTGCACACGCCGCTGTGGCTGACCTGCCTGCTCGTGGTGCTCGCGGCCGTCCTCGGCGACCAGGTGGGGTACCTCTTCGGCCGGAAGGTGGGGCCCTCGCTGTTCCGCCGGCCCGACTCGCGGCTCTTCAAGCAGGAGAACGTGGAGAAGGCGCACGCGTTCTTCGAGAAGCACGGGCCGAAGTCGCTGGTGCTCGCGCGCTTCGTGCCGGTCGTGCGGACCTTCACGCCGATCATCGCGGGCGTGAGCCGCATGGACTACCGCTCGTTCGTCGTGTTCAACGTGCTCGGCGGTGTGCTGTGGGGAGCCGGGGTGACGCTGCTGGGCGCCGGCCTCGGCAAGGTCGCCTTCGTCCGGGAGAACATCGAGCTGATGCTCGTGGCGATCGTGCTGCTGTCCGTGGTGCCGATCGCGATCGAGTTCCTGCGGTCCCGGCGCGCGGCGGCCCGGTCGGCGGAGACGGGCGGTACGGGGACGCCGCCGCCCACCGCGCAGGGGCACGGGCGGCACGCGAAGCGCTGA
- the tatA gene encoding Sec-independent protein translocase subunit TatA, whose protein sequence is MTQIGPKELVILAIVVLLVFGTRRLPDIARSLGRSARILKSETAALRSDGAAPATGDTAPAGTGAEPGPTTRS, encoded by the coding sequence ATGACCCAGATCGGGCCGAAAGAACTCGTGATCCTTGCGATCGTCGTCCTGCTGGTCTTCGGGACCAGGCGGCTCCCGGACATCGCCCGGTCGCTCGGCAGGTCGGCGCGCATCCTCAAGAGCGAGACGGCCGCCCTCCGCTCGGACGGCGCGGCCCCCGCCACGGGCGACACCGCCCCGGCCGGGACCGGCGCGGAGCCGGGCCCCACGACCAGGAGCTGA
- a CDS encoding PQQ-binding-like beta-propeller repeat protein produces the protein MRLRYALVGVVAVGVLAACGGGGDSGDGGGGEKGDDGGAETSGGTSAGGDGKGGGDGGDTPADDDALGLPTTQLSVPPVYDTARGWEREIDGSVVTLPRAGAVGLFNTETGRGVLTVFDIATGERLWRTAPVEPVNPDAELQVLAPTVDGTDYVAFWSSGTAGAELIDRGEETVVIDIFAAGEAGDELAPLHHVEVPGAGEVTDGGSALMVELDESVVAVDLASGELATTEADSIAAPADCPEDACDDWFYPAVAGITAAGPLISEDSGYEGFFVPDAWTSYGVAPENVLAEGARAFRHQDGLIAARWEGKEDEGDETWAILRDDTGETVASATCPADGMTADDEEWRMSATGRYLVYGYLAFDLEEGTGHCFAPTDRTNPVLFGAVDDTGHAYGTATVESDSGYEYVPVRLDIATGEVEETTGDVLPFLDVEGYGVFPDDQSGMLVVYAPAGE, from the coding sequence ATGCGGCTGCGGTACGCGCTGGTCGGTGTGGTCGCGGTGGGGGTGCTCGCCGCGTGCGGCGGCGGTGGTGACAGCGGTGACGGCGGTGGCGGTGAGAAGGGGGACGACGGCGGCGCGGAGACGTCCGGCGGCACGTCGGCCGGCGGCGACGGCAAGGGCGGCGGTGACGGCGGTGACACCCCCGCCGACGACGACGCGCTCGGACTGCCGACGACCCAGCTCAGCGTCCCCCCGGTGTACGACACCGCCCGCGGCTGGGAGCGCGAGATCGACGGCAGCGTCGTCACCCTCCCGCGGGCGGGCGCCGTCGGCCTGTTCAACACCGAGACGGGCCGCGGCGTCCTCACCGTGTTCGACATCGCCACCGGCGAGCGCCTGTGGCGGACCGCGCCCGTGGAGCCGGTCAACCCGGACGCGGAGCTCCAGGTCCTCGCGCCCACCGTCGACGGCACGGACTACGTGGCCTTCTGGTCGTCGGGCACCGCGGGCGCCGAGCTGATCGACCGCGGCGAGGAGACCGTCGTGATCGACATCTTCGCCGCCGGTGAGGCGGGCGACGAGCTGGCGCCCCTCCACCATGTGGAGGTCCCGGGCGCCGGCGAGGTGACGGACGGCGGGAGCGCGCTCATGGTCGAGCTCGACGAGTCGGTCGTGGCCGTCGACCTCGCGAGCGGCGAGCTGGCGACCACCGAGGCGGACAGCATCGCCGCGCCGGCGGACTGCCCGGAGGACGCCTGCGACGACTGGTTCTACCCGGCCGTGGCCGGCATCACGGCGGCCGGCCCGCTGATCTCGGAGGACTCGGGCTACGAGGGCTTCTTCGTCCCTGACGCGTGGACGAGCTACGGCGTGGCCCCGGAGAACGTCCTGGCGGAGGGCGCCCGCGCGTTCCGCCACCAGGACGGCCTCATCGCCGCGCGGTGGGAGGGCAAGGAGGACGAGGGCGACGAGACCTGGGCGATCCTCCGGGACGACACGGGCGAGACCGTCGCGTCGGCGACCTGCCCGGCCGACGGCATGACGGCCGACGACGAGGAGTGGCGGATGTCGGCGACCGGCCGGTACCTGGTCTACGGCTACCTGGCCTTCGACCTGGAGGAGGGGACGGGCCACTGCTTCGCCCCCACCGACCGGACGAACCCGGTCCTGTTCGGTGCGGTCGACGACACGGGGCACGCGTACGGCACGGCGACGGTCGAGAGCGACAGCGGCTACGAGTACGTCCCCGTGCGCCTCGACATCGCGACCGGCGAGGTCGAGGAGACGACGGGGGACGTCCTGCCGTTCCTGGACGTCGAGGGGTACGGCGTGTTCCCCGACGACCAGAGCGGCATGCTCGTCGTCTACGCCCCGGCCGGGGAGTAG
- a CDS encoding ATP-binding protein has protein sequence MSIWWSLQLRREAASVPLARRLLVGAMEAAGVDPEIVHEVSVALSEACSNAVRHGGERAGVYRVTASIHGDVCRIEVTDSGPGFPPGGWLPPVAAPPAARDPAPGGRGLGLIEALCDRVRFGNQPGSGGAVVTFDKVLKWRDGALLSLR, from the coding sequence ATGAGCATCTGGTGGTCTCTCCAACTGCGGCGGGAAGCGGCCAGTGTCCCGCTCGCGCGCCGGCTCCTCGTCGGCGCGATGGAGGCGGCGGGGGTGGATCCGGAGATCGTGCACGAGGTGTCGGTCGCCCTCTCCGAAGCCTGTTCCAACGCCGTGCGGCACGGGGGCGAGCGCGCCGGCGTCTACCGGGTGACGGCCTCGATCCACGGTGACGTGTGCCGGATCGAGGTCACCGACTCGGGCCCCGGCTTCCCGCCGGGCGGCTGGCTGCCGCCGGTGGCCGCGCCCCCCGCCGCCAGGGATCCGGCGCCCGGCGGACGCGGCCTCGGACTCATCGAGGCCCTGTGCGACCGCGTCCGCTTCGGCAACCAGCCGGGCTCCGGCGGCGCCGTCGTCACCTTCGACAAGGTCCTCAAGTGGCGGGACGGCGCGCTGCTGTCCCTGCGCTGA
- a CDS encoding YcnI family protein translates to MQRTRLTAGTVVAAAAATVVAITAPTASAHVSIDPAEAEQGGYSVIDVKVPNERDNASTVRLELHLDPEHPLTSVMPQPVPGWDVEVETAELDEPVEVHGSEVTEAPSVITWTGGEIAPGQFQSFPLSVGPLPEGVDRLVFDAIQTYSNDEVVRWIEEPAEEGGTEPDNPSPVLTLTPAADASAGDEAVTDDAANGEAAGESGADTQSAADGTDDDASDTMARVLGAAGIVVGLAGVAFGVLAGRRRNAS, encoded by the coding sequence ATGCAGCGCACACGTCTGACCGCCGGCACCGTCGTCGCGGCGGCTGCCGCGACCGTCGTCGCGATCACCGCCCCGACCGCGTCGGCGCACGTCAGCATCGACCCCGCGGAAGCCGAGCAGGGCGGGTACAGCGTCATCGACGTCAAGGTCCCGAACGAGCGGGACAACGCCTCCACCGTCCGTCTGGAACTGCACCTCGACCCGGAGCACCCGCTCACGTCCGTCATGCCGCAGCCCGTGCCCGGCTGGGACGTCGAGGTCGAGACCGCCGAGCTGGACGAGCCGGTCGAGGTGCACGGCAGCGAGGTCACCGAGGCGCCGAGCGTCATCACCTGGACGGGCGGGGAGATCGCGCCCGGGCAGTTCCAGTCGTTCCCGCTGTCCGTCGGGCCGCTGCCCGAGGGCGTGGACCGGCTCGTCTTCGACGCCATCCAGACCTACAGCAACGACGAGGTCGTCCGCTGGATCGAGGAGCCGGCCGAGGAGGGCGGCACCGAGCCGGACAACCCGTCGCCCGTCCTGACCCTGACGCCCGCCGCCGACGCCTCGGCGGGGGACGAGGCGGTCACCGACGACGCGGCGAACGGTGAGGCGGCCGGCGAGTCCGGCGCCGACACGCAGAGCGCCGCCGACGGCACGGACGACGACGCGAGCGACACCATGGCCCGTGTCCTCGGCGCGGCGGGCATCGTCGTCGGCCTCGCGGGCGTCGCGTTCGGCGTCCTCGCGGGCCGCCGCCGGAACGCCTCCTGA
- a CDS encoding SCO family protein produces MHLRTFRTAAVAAVSLLALTSCGGGGDDSDEGGDAPAAEVSGGTAVDEGTVLDTPFDKPDLVLTDTEGEPYDLRAETAGHATLLYFGYTNCPDICPLTMSNIAVAARDLTEEQRADLRVVFVTTDPERDTPESLGPWLDAQDPDFTGLTGDFDAVQAAAESLGVYIEPAYEDENGDIVSTHGAQVIGFLPTDDKAHVLYSEGVTAETFERDLPKLIAGELP; encoded by the coding sequence ATGCACCTGCGCACCTTCCGTACCGCGGCGGTCGCCGCCGTCAGCCTCCTCGCCCTCACGTCCTGCGGCGGCGGGGGCGACGACAGCGACGAGGGCGGCGACGCCCCGGCCGCCGAGGTGTCCGGCGGAACGGCCGTCGACGAGGGGACCGTCCTCGACACGCCGTTCGACAAGCCGGACCTCGTCCTCACCGACACCGAGGGCGAACCGTACGACCTGCGGGCCGAGACCGCCGGGCACGCCACCCTGCTCTACTTCGGCTACACCAACTGCCCCGACATCTGCCCGCTGACCATGAGCAACATCGCCGTCGCCGCCCGGGACCTGACCGAGGAGCAGCGGGCCGACCTGCGGGTCGTCTTCGTCACGACCGACCCCGAACGCGACACGCCCGAGTCGCTGGGCCCCTGGCTCGACGCCCAGGACCCGGACTTCACGGGTCTCACGGGCGACTTCGACGCCGTCCAGGCGGCCGCCGAGTCGCTCGGCGTGTACATCGAGCCGGCGTACGAGGACGAGAACGGCGACATCGTCTCGACGCACGGCGCCCAGGTCATCGGCTTCCTGCCGACGGACGACAAGGCGCACGTCCTGTACTCCGAGGGCGTGACCGCCGAGACGTTCGAGCGCGACCTGCCGAAGCTGATCGCCGGGGAGCTGCCGTGA
- a CDS encoding copper chaperone PCu(A)C produces MTRAGRRAAASVLAGALAVALAGCGGGGGQDGDDAGDAPRLSVSGAYIPQPPTADVAGGYLTISNTGDTDDALTSVTSEAAESVEMHETEGTTMHRVDSLAVPAGGTLRLDRGGNHLMLMGLERRPDEGDTVPLELHFETSAPITLDVPVEAANHTGE; encoded by the coding sequence GTGACGCGCGCCGGCCGTCGCGCCGCCGCGTCCGTACTCGCCGGCGCGCTCGCCGTGGCGCTCGCCGGGTGCGGCGGCGGTGGCGGACAGGACGGCGACGACGCCGGGGACGCGCCCCGGCTGAGTGTCTCGGGCGCCTACATCCCGCAGCCGCCGACGGCCGACGTGGCGGGCGGCTACCTCACCATCAGCAACACGGGTGACACCGACGACGCCCTCACCTCGGTCACCAGCGAGGCCGCCGAATCCGTCGAGATGCACGAGACGGAGGGCACCACGATGCACCGGGTGGACTCGCTGGCCGTCCCGGCCGGCGGCACGCTGCGGCTGGACCGGGGCGGGAACCACCTCATGCTCATGGGCCTGGAGCGCCGCCCCGACGAGGGCGACACCGTACCGCTCGAACTCCACTTCGAGACCTCCGCGCCGATCACGCTCGACGTGCCCGTGGAGGCCGCCAACCACACCGGAGAGTGA
- a CDS encoding copper resistance protein CopC, whose translation MTALPYRFSRPEPGPGPRRRRHRALAALLACAGALAALLIAAPAADAHAALTGTDPEDGAVVAEAPDEVTLTFSESVSVGDGGIRVLAPDGSQADTGRPTGSGTTHGVALAGDLGDGTYTVAWHVVSADSHPVAGAFTFSIGAPSDSSVDLAAVAGRGDDGAVGLLYDIGRYASYAGFVLLFGSCAFVLVCWPVATGLRAAQRVTLTGWTLLAAGTVALLLLRTPYTGSGELSDVFDLGGLRDVVETRTGTALVTRLLLTAAAGAFVAVLYGWYARLRADRAAGEDTDDSADDALAHAERVRDVTFGLLLAGGILTVGTAATWSMSEHASTGRQTGLAIPADVAHLLAVAAWLGGLATLLTLLARSPLPLPRAAVARYSAVALTSVAVLAVTGLYQSWRQVGLSWDALTGTSYGQLLMVKVALVAAMLVAAGFSRRWTGRLMDRAEAGTAAPEPEPEPVPAAAGGAEDPERARQLARQRDAVAATARRRARDGDPERSGLRRSVLAETVIAAVLLAVTTALTATTPAHTAADAPAAADGSGEGGGDTVEPSGPVSVSMPFDTGGPGGQGTAALELTPARTGENTLHITLTDPQGEPLDVAEIKVALTLPADDLGPLRHDPVPFDSGHWTVTDVQLPLAGDWQLALTLRTSDIDQVTETATVPIG comes from the coding sequence ATGACCGCGCTGCCGTACCGTTTCTCCAGGCCGGAGCCGGGGCCGGGTCCCCGGCGCCGCCGGCACCGCGCGCTGGCCGCGCTGCTGGCCTGCGCCGGCGCGCTCGCCGCGCTGCTCATCGCCGCGCCGGCGGCGGACGCCCACGCGGCGCTCACCGGCACCGACCCGGAGGACGGCGCGGTGGTCGCCGAGGCACCGGACGAGGTCACGCTGACGTTCTCCGAGAGCGTCTCCGTCGGCGACGGCGGCATCCGCGTGCTGGCGCCGGACGGATCGCAGGCCGACACCGGGCGGCCGACCGGGAGCGGCACGACCCACGGCGTGGCGCTCGCCGGCGATCTCGGGGACGGCACGTACACCGTCGCCTGGCACGTGGTCTCGGCCGACAGCCACCCGGTGGCGGGGGCGTTCACCTTCTCCATCGGGGCGCCGTCGGACAGCAGCGTCGACCTGGCGGCGGTGGCGGGCCGCGGCGACGACGGCGCGGTCGGGCTGCTGTACGACATCGGGCGGTACGCGTCGTACGCGGGGTTCGTCCTGCTCTTCGGGTCCTGCGCCTTCGTCCTGGTGTGCTGGCCGGTGGCGACGGGGCTGCGGGCCGCGCAACGGGTGACGCTCACGGGGTGGACGCTGCTCGCGGCGGGGACCGTGGCCCTGCTCCTGCTGCGTACGCCGTACACCGGTTCGGGTGAGCTGTCCGACGTGTTCGACCTCGGCGGGCTGCGGGACGTCGTCGAGACGCGGACGGGCACGGCGCTGGTCACCCGGCTGCTGCTGACGGCGGCCGCCGGCGCGTTCGTCGCCGTCCTGTACGGCTGGTACGCGCGGCTGCGCGCCGACAGGGCCGCCGGGGAGGACACCGACGACAGCGCCGACGACGCGCTGGCCCACGCGGAACGCGTCCGCGACGTGACGTTCGGCCTGCTGCTCGCCGGCGGGATCCTCACCGTCGGCACCGCGGCGACCTGGTCCATGTCCGAGCACGCGTCGACCGGCCGGCAGACGGGCCTCGCGATCCCCGCCGACGTGGCCCACCTGCTGGCCGTCGCGGCCTGGCTCGGCGGCCTCGCCACCCTGCTGACGCTGCTCGCCCGCAGCCCGCTGCCCCTGCCGCGCGCCGCCGTCGCCCGCTACTCCGCGGTCGCGCTGACGAGCGTCGCCGTCCTCGCCGTCACGGGGCTGTACCAGTCGTGGCGGCAGGTCGGCCTCTCCTGGGACGCGCTGACCGGCACGTCCTACGGGCAGCTCCTGATGGTGAAGGTGGCGCTGGTGGCCGCGATGCTCGTGGCCGCCGGCTTCTCCCGGCGCTGGACGGGCCGCCTCATGGACCGCGCGGAAGCGGGGACCGCCGCACCCGAGCCCGAACCCGAGCCCGTCCCCGCCGCGGCCGGGGGTGCCGAGGATCCGGAACGGGCGCGCCAGCTCGCCCGCCAGCGCGACGCCGTGGCCGCCACCGCCCGGCGCAGGGCGCGCGACGGCGACCCGGAGCGCAGCGGCCTGCGGCGTTCCGTCCTGGCCGAGACGGTGATCGCCGCCGTCCTGCTGGCCGTCACGACGGCACTGACCGCCACGACCCCGGCGCACACGGCGGCGGACGCGCCGGCGGCGGCCGACGGGAGCGGCGAGGGCGGCGGGGACACCGTCGAGCCGTCGGGGCCCGTCTCCGTCAGCATGCCGTTCGACACCGGCGGTCCGGGCGGTCAGGGCACCGCAGCCCTGGAGCTGACCCCCGCCCGCACCGGCGAGAACACGCTCCACATCACCCTGACCGATCCGCAGGGGGAGCCCCTCGACGTGGCGGAGATCAAGGTCGCCCTCACGCTGCCCGCCGATGACCTCGGCCCGCTGCGCCACGACCCGGTGCCGTTCGATTCCGGACACTGGACCGTGACCGACGTCCAGCTCCCGCTCGCCGGGGACTGGCAGCTCGCCCTCACCCTGCGCACCTCGGACATCGACCAGGTGACCGAGACCGCGACCGTTCCCATCGGCTGA
- the efeB gene encoding iron uptake transporter deferrochelatase/peroxidase subunit gives MPEISRRRLLTTTGAAGAAGLAVGGAGGALGHSAATGDPGPDLATVGRTSVAFHGTHQPGITTPMQARGHLAAFDLVPDAGRREAAALLRRWSALAADLMAGGTPETDTGVALDAGPASLTVTFGFGHSFFDATGLTAVRPAALDPLPDFSSDALDPDRSNGDLWVQIGADDALVAFHALRTIQRAAAGTADVRWTMSGFNRSPGATARPMTTRNLMGQVDGTNNPAPGDADFDERIFVPSDGDPAWMAHGSYAVVRRIRMLLDPWEDLSAAEQERVIGRRKSDGAPLTGGSETSPVDLDAVDGDGRPVIAADAHVRVTSPDTNGGAAMLRRPFSYHDGFGEDGSPDAGLLFIAWQADPLKGFVPVQRKLDRGDALSEYIRHEASALFAVPGGAAQGEYVGQRLLEG, from the coding sequence ATGCCCGAAATCTCCCGCCGCCGACTGCTCACCACGACCGGCGCCGCCGGTGCCGCCGGACTCGCCGTCGGCGGCGCCGGCGGCGCCCTCGGCCACTCGGCCGCCACCGGCGACCCGGGTCCCGACCTGGCCACGGTGGGGCGTACGTCCGTCGCGTTCCACGGAACGCACCAGCCCGGCATCACGACCCCCATGCAGGCCCGCGGGCACCTCGCCGCGTTCGACCTCGTCCCGGACGCGGGGCGGCGGGAGGCCGCCGCGCTGCTGCGCCGCTGGTCCGCGCTGGCCGCCGACCTGATGGCGGGCGGCACCCCGGAGACCGACACCGGGGTCGCGCTGGACGCCGGTCCCGCGTCCCTGACCGTGACGTTCGGCTTCGGCCACAGCTTCTTCGACGCGACCGGGCTGACCGCCGTCCGGCCGGCCGCGCTCGACCCGCTGCCCGACTTCTCGTCGGACGCGCTCGACCCCGACCGCTCGAACGGCGACCTGTGGGTCCAGATCGGCGCGGACGACGCGCTGGTGGCGTTCCACGCGCTGCGCACGATCCAGCGGGCGGCGGCGGGCACGGCGGACGTGCGCTGGACCATGTCCGGTTTCAACCGGAGCCCGGGCGCCACCGCGCGCCCGATGACGACCCGCAACCTCATGGGCCAGGTGGACGGCACCAACAACCCGGCGCCCGGCGACGCCGACTTCGACGAGCGGATCTTCGTACCGTCCGACGGCGACCCGGCGTGGATGGCGCACGGCTCCTACGCCGTCGTCCGCCGCATCAGGATGCTGCTCGACCCGTGGGAGGACCTGTCGGCGGCCGAGCAGGAGCGCGTCATAGGGCGCCGGAAGTCGGACGGCGCCCCGCTGACCGGCGGCTCCGAGACCTCGCCCGTCGACCTGGACGCGGTGGACGGGGACGGGCGGCCCGTCATCGCCGCGGACGCGCACGTACGCGTCACCTCGCCCGACACGAACGGCGGAGCGGCGATGCTGCGGCGGCCGTTCTCGTACCACGACGGGTTCGGGGAGGACGGGAGCCCGGACGCGGGGCTGCTGTTCATCGCCTGGCAGGCGGATCCGCTGAAGGGCTTCGTGCCGGTGCAGCGCAAGCTCGACCGGGGCGACGCGCTGTCCGAGTACATCCGGCACGAGGCGAGCGCGCTGTTCGCCGTGCCGGGCGGCGCAGCACAGGGGGAGTACGTCGGTCAACGGCTGCTCGAAGGCTGA